The Mercurialis annua linkage group LG2, ddMerAnnu1.2, whole genome shotgun sequence genome contains a region encoding:
- the LOC126669547 gene encoding uncharacterized protein LOC126669547 — protein MALSKSLLLLGFTFAIVLLISSQVSARRLTARTYPPQHAPIGNYEDENENEHEHEYKHENKHGQRHEYKDKNGYVHEKKEKNGHGHENKDKNGHGYEHEDKHKHYSHERKKDNDREPEDNQKHSHERKKDNDREPEDIQKHSHERKKDHDREPEDNQKHSHELRQEKHHENNKYDRKGDNKHPGVVTRKEKKMKIN, from the exons ATGGCATTATCAAAAAGTTTGCTTCTTCTTGGTTTTACTTTTGCGATTGTTCTTCTCATTTCCTCTCAGGTCTCAGCTCGTCGGCTTACAGCTCGGACTTATCCACCCC AGCATGCACCGATAGGCAATTATgaagatgaaaatgaaaatgaacaTGAACATGAATACAAACACGAAAACAAACACGGACAGAGACATGAGTACAAAGATAAAAATGGCTACGTacatgaaaaaaaagaaaaaaatggacaTGGACATGAAAACAAAGATAAAAATGGCCATGGATATGAACACGAAGATAAGCATAAACATTATTCACATGAACGGAAAAAGGATAATGATCGTGAACCCGAGGATAATCAGAAACATTCACATGAACGGAAAAAGGATAATGATCGTGAACCCGAGGATATTCAGAAACATTCACATGAACGGAAAAAGGATCATGATCGTGAACCCGAGGATAATCAGAAACATTCACATGAACTCCGCCAAGAAAAACACCATGAAAACAACAAATACGACCGAAAAGGAGACAATAAACATCCTGGTGTGGTCAcccgaaaagagaagaaaatgaagattaattga